ATGGCGAGAGAGGTGCCTATAGAGAAATTGAGAAACATAGGTATAGTTGCTCACATTGACGCGGGTAAAACTACGACTACCGAGAGAATTCTCTATTACACGGGTAAGACTTACAAGATAGGTGAAGTTCACGAAGGTGCTGCAACGATGGACTGGATGCCCCAGGAAAAGGAAAGAGGTATAACCATAACCGTTGCAACGACCGCATGTTATTGGACGAGAAACGGGGAGAGGTATCAAATAAACATAATTGACACACCCGGACACGTTGACTTCTCCGTTGAAGTTGTACGTTCCATGAAAGTTCTCGACGGAATAGTTTTCATATTCTCCGCGGTTGAAGGTGTGCAACCTCAGTCCGAAGCAAACTGGAGATGGGCGGACAGGTTCCAAGTTCCGAGGATAGCCTTCATAAACAAGATGGACCGTCTGGGTGCGGATTTTTACAGAGTGTTTAAGGAAATAGAAGAAAAGCTAACCATAAAGCCCGTTGCCATTCAAATACCCCTGGGAGCGGAGGACCAGTTTGAAGGTGTTATAGATCTAATGGAAATGAAGGCAATAAGGTGGCTCGAAGAAACCCTCGGAGCTAAATACGAAGTAGTAGACATTCCTCCAGAATACCAGGAAAAGGCTCAAGAATGGCGCGAAAAGATGATAGAAACCATCGTAGAAACCGACGACGAGTTAATGGAAAAGTACTTAGAAGGACAGGAAATATCTATAGATGAACTAAGAAAAGCTTTAAGAAAGGCAACAATAGAGAGAAAGCTCGTTCCCGTTCTTTGCGGTTCTGCATTCAAGAACAAAGGTGTTCAACCCCTTCTTGACGCAGTTATAGATTACCTGCCTTCTCCTATAGACCTTCCTCCCGTTAAGGGGACAAATCCCAAGACCGGGGAAGAAGAGGTCAGACACCCCTCTGACGACGAACCCTTCTGCGCTTACGCCTTTAAGGTTATGTCCGACCCGTATGCCGGACAACTTACCTACATCAGAGTGTTCTCAGGAACGCTAAAAGCGGGTTCTTACGTCTACAACGCAACCAAGGACGAAAAGCAAAGGGCTGGAAGACTTCTTCTCATGCACGCGAACTCCAGAGAGGAAATACAGCAGGTTTCCGCGGGTGAAATTTGTGCAGTTGTAGGACTAGACGCCGCAACGGGTGATACTCTCTGTGATGAAAAGCACCCCATAATCCTTGAAAAGCTTGAATTCCCTGACCCCGTTATATCTATGGCTATAGAGCCAAAGACCAAGAAGGACCAAGAAAAACTCTCACAAGTTCTCAACAAGTTCATGAAAGAGGATCCAACCTTCAGGGCAACAACCGATCCCGAAACTGGTCAGATACTCATACACGGAATGGGTGAGCTCCACCTCGAAATAATGGTTGACAGAATGAAGAGGGAATACGGAATTGAAGTGAACGTCGGTAAACCGCAGGTTGCTTACAAGGAAACCATCAGGAAAAAGGCAATTGGTGAGGGTAAGTTCATCAAGCAAACTGGTGGTAGAGGGCAGTACGGTCACGCGATAATCGAAATCGAACCCCTCCCCAGAGGTGCGGGATTTGAATTCATAGACGACATTCACGGAGGAGTTATCCCCAAAGAATTCATACCCTCCGTTGAGAAGGGTGTAAAGGAAGCTATGCAAAACGGAATTCTCGCAGGATACCCCGTTGTTGACGTTAGAGTTAGACTCTTTGACGGTTCTTACCACGAAGTTGACTCTTCGGACATAGCATTCCAGGTTGCGGGTTCCTTGGCATTCAAAGATGCAGCCAAAAAGGCAGATCCCGTTCTTCTGGAACCCATAATGGAAGTTGAAGTGGAAACTCCCGAAAAGTACGTGGGTGACGTTATAGGTGACCTTAACTCCAGAAGAGGAAAGATTATGGGAATGGAAAACAAGGGAGTTATAACAGTCATAAAGGCTCACGTTCCCCTCGCAGAGATGTTCGGATACGCTACGACGCTCAGGAGCTTGACACAAGGTAGGGGAACCTTTATAATGAAATTTTCCCACTACGACGAAGTTCCGCAGCAAATTGCGGAAAAGATTATCGGCGAAAGAATGGCCGGTAAGAGCTCTTAATTAGGAGGTAATAGATATGGCAAAGGAGAAATTTGAAAGGACAAAAGAACACGTAAACGTGGGAACAATAGGACACGTTGACCACGGCAAAAGCACTCTCACTTCCGCTATAACATGCGTTCTCGCTGCAGGCCTCGTTGAAGGCGGTAAAGCTAAGTGCTTCAAATACGAAGAAATC
The genomic region above belongs to Aquifex aeolicus VF5 and contains:
- the fusA gene encoding elongation factor G codes for the protein MAREVPIEKLRNIGIVAHIDAGKTTTTERILYYTGKTYKIGEVHEGAATMDWMPQEKERGITITVATTACYWTRNGERYQINIIDTPGHVDFSVEVVRSMKVLDGIVFIFSAVEGVQPQSEANWRWADRFQVPRIAFINKMDRLGADFYRVFKEIEEKLTIKPVAIQIPLGAEDQFEGVIDLMEMKAIRWLEETLGAKYEVVDIPPEYQEKAQEWREKMIETIVETDDELMEKYLEGQEISIDELRKALRKATIERKLVPVLCGSAFKNKGVQPLLDAVIDYLPSPIDLPPVKGTNPKTGEEEVRHPSDDEPFCAYAFKVMSDPYAGQLTYIRVFSGTLKAGSYVYNATKDEKQRAGRLLLMHANSREEIQQVSAGEICAVVGLDAATGDTLCDEKHPIILEKLEFPDPVISMAIEPKTKKDQEKLSQVLNKFMKEDPTFRATTDPETGQILIHGMGELHLEIMVDRMKREYGIEVNVGKPQVAYKETIRKKAIGEGKFIKQTGGRGQYGHAIIEIEPLPRGAGFEFIDDIHGGVIPKEFIPSVEKGVKEAMQNGILAGYPVVDVRVRLFDGSYHEVDSSDIAFQVAGSLAFKDAAKKADPVLLEPIMEVEVETPEKYVGDVIGDLNSRRGKIMGMENKGVITVIKAHVPLAEMFGYATTLRSLTQGRGTFIMKFSHYDEVPQQIAEKIIGERMAGKSS